DNA from Xanthomonas hyacinthi:
CCCTTGGCGTACGGGCAGCCGCCGGCGCCGGACACCGCCGCATCGATCACGCGCACGCCTTCCTCCAGGCATGCGGCGATATTGGCCAGGGCCTGGCCATAGGTGTCGTGGAAATGCACCGCCAGCGCCGCCAGCGGGACGTCGGCGGCGACCGCGCGCAGCATCGCCCGCGCCTTGCCCGGGGTGCCGACGCCGATGGTGTCGCCCAGCGAAATCTCGTAGCAGCCCATGGCGTGCAGCTGCCGCGCCACCCGCACCACGTCGGCCAGCGGCACCGCGCCCTGGTAGGGGCAGCCGAGCACGGTGGAGACGTAGCCGCGCACCTTGACCCCGTCGGCGGCCGCGCGCGCCAGCACCGGCGCGAAGCGCGCCAGCGATTCGTCGATGCCGGCATTGGTGTTGGTGCGGTTGAAGGTTTCCGAGGCGGCGGTGAACACCGCGACCTCGCGCACCCCGACCGCCGCGGCGCGCGCGTAGCCCTGCAGGTTCGGCACCAGCACCGGGTAGTCCACGCCGGGCGCCGGCACGATCCCGGCATAGACCTCGGCGGCGTCGGCCAGCTGCGGCACCCATTTCGGGCTGACGAAGCTGGTCGCCTCGATGCTGCGCAGGCCGGTGCGCGACAGCTGCGCGATCAGTTCGATCTTGTCGGCGGTGGCGACCCAGGCCTTCTCGTTCTGCAGGCCGTCGCGCGGTCCCACTTCCACCAGGCGGACGAAGTCGTTCATCGGCCGCGCCCGCGCCGCGGCGCGCAGGCGGGCGCCGACGCGTGGCGCGCGCTGCGGAGCGGAACGGGTGGATTGGCGGTCGCATGCAGTGCGCGGTGGAACCCAAGGCTGGGTTCCAGGTCGGTGCAGCGCCGCCCGATGTGGTCGAGCGCGCTCACCAGAATCCGATCCAGTCCGGGTCGCGTTTGTCCAGGAACGCGCTCAGTCCTTCCTGGCCTTCGGCCGAGACCCGCAGCCGCGCGATCAGTGCGGCGTTGTCGCGGTCCAGCGTGGCGCTGTCGCCGCCGGCGGCGACCCGGCGCACCAGCGCCTTGGCGCCGGCGGCGGCGAGCGGGCCGGCCCGGCCGAGCAGTTCCACCTGGCGCTGCACCGCCGCGTCCAGCGCGGTCGGCGCCACCGTCTGGTGCACCAGGCCGATCTGGGTGGCGATGGCCGCGTCGAACGCCTCGGCGCTGGCGCACCAGCGCCGCGCCTGGCGCGCGCCGATCGCAGCGATCAGGTACGGCGAGATCACCGCCGGCAACAGGCCCAGGCGGCTCTCGCTGAGTCCGAAGCGGGCGTCGGTGGAGGCCACGGCGATATCGCAGCAGGCGACCAGCCCGACCGCGCCGCCGAAGGCCGCGCCGTGCACCCGCGCCACGGTCGGCTTGGGCAGCTCGTCCAGGGTGCGCATCAGCCGCGCCAGCGCCAGCGCGTCGGCCCGGTTCTCCGCCTCGCTGGCGCTCGCCATCGAGCGCATCCATTGCAGGTCGGCGCCGGCCGAGAACGCCGCGCCGGCGCCGGCCAGCACCACCACCTTGACCGTCGGATCGGCGCCGATCTGGTGCAGCGCTTCGGTCAGCTGCGCGATCAGCGCGGCGTCGAACGCGTTGCGCACCTCGGGTCGGTTCAGCCGCAGCGTCAGGACCTTGCCTGAGCGCTCCAGCAGCAATGCATCGCTCATCGGCAGTTCTCGTACGGAGGGATAACGGCAGCCATATGGGAATCATAGCGGGCCGCGCCGGCCACGCCATGACGCGCTGCGACGATGCTACAATTGATAACCATTCTTATCGACGGAACGTTCCGTGACGTTGTCCGATATGCCGCTGCGCAGCACCGCCAGCGTAGAGACCGTGCACGACCGCCAGCCCAACGACGCCATCGCGCGCCGCTTGCGCGAGCTGGGTTTCGTCGCCGGCGAGCAGGTGCAGGTGCTGGCGAGCGGTCCGGTCGGCGGCGAGCCGTTGCTGGTGCAGGTCGGCTATACCCGTTTCGCGCTGCGCCGCAGCGAAGCGGCGCGGGTGCAGGTCAGCGTCGCCGCCGAGGCGCAGCCGTGAGCGCGGAACTGGTCCCGCTGCGCCTGGCCCTGGTCGGCAACCCGAACTGCGGCAAGACCGCGCTGTTCAACCAGCTCACCGGCAGCAAGCAGAAGGTGGCCAACTACGCCGGGGTCACCGTCGAGCGCAAGGAAGGCCGCTTCCGCGCGCCGTCCGGGCGCGACTTCGCGGTGCTCGACCTGCCCGGCGCCTACAGCCTGCAGCCGGCCAGCCTGGACGAGGCGATCACCCGCGACCTGTGCCGCGGCTTCTATCCGGGCGAGCCGGCGCCGGATGTGCTGGTGTGCGTGGTCGATGCCACCAACCTGCGCCTGCACCTGCGCTTCGCGCTGGAGCTGCGCGAGCTGGGCAAGCCGATGCTGGTGGCGCTGAACATGGTCGACGCCGCGCAGCGCCGCGGCATCCGGATCGACCGCCAGGCGCTGGAAGACGCGCTCGGCGTGCCGGTGATCGAAACCGTGGCGGTGCGCCGCAACGGCGCCAAGGCCCTGGTCGAGCGGCTCGACGCGCTGGCCCCGGCGCTGCCGCCGGCGGTGGCGCCGGCCGAAGGGCAGGGCGACTACCACCAGCAGGTGCGGCGCATCCTCGCCGCGGCGGTGTCGATGCCGAGCCGTACCTCGCGCATCGACGACGCGCTGGACCGCTGGCTGCTGCACCCGGTCGCCGGGCTGCTGACCCTGGCGGTGGTGATGTTCCTGATCTTCCAGGCGGTGTATGCCTGGGCCGCGCCGCTGATGGACCTGATCGACGGCGGCAGCAAGGCGCTCGGCGCCTGGGTCGGCGCGACGCTGCCGGCGGGGCCGCTCAACAGCCTGCTGGTCGACGGCATCATCGCCGGCCTCGGCGGGGTGGTGATCTTCCTGCCGCAGATCCTGATCCTGTTCGCCTTCATCCTGGCGCTGGAGGAATCCGGCTACCTGCCGCGCGCGGCGTTCCTGCTCGACCGCATGATGGCCGCGGCCGGGCTGTCCGGGCGCTCGTTCATCCCGCTGCTGTCCAGCTTCGCCTGCGCGGTGCCCGGGATCATGTCCACGCGCAGCATCCAGGATCCGCGCGATCGCCTGGCCACGATCCTGGTGGCGCCGCTGATGACCTGCTCGGCGCGGCTGCCGGTGTATGCGCTGCTGATCGGCGCGTTCATCCCGCAGCAGAAGGTCTGGGGCGTGTTCAACCAGCAGGGCCTGGTGCTGTTCGGGTTGTATTTCGCCGCGATCGCCAGCGCGCTGGCGGTGTCGTGGACG
Protein-coding regions in this window:
- the feoB gene encoding ferrous iron transporter B, whose product is MSAELVPLRLALVGNPNCGKTALFNQLTGSKQKVANYAGVTVERKEGRFRAPSGRDFAVLDLPGAYSLQPASLDEAITRDLCRGFYPGEPAPDVLVCVVDATNLRLHLRFALELRELGKPMLVALNMVDAAQRRGIRIDRQALEDALGVPVIETVAVRRNGAKALVERLDALAPALPPAVAPAEGQGDYHQQVRRILAAAVSMPSRTSRIDDALDRWLLHPVAGLLTLAVVMFLIFQAVYAWAAPLMDLIDGGSKALGAWVGATLPAGPLNSLLVDGIIAGLGGVVIFLPQILILFAFILALEESGYLPRAAFLLDRMMAAAGLSGRSFIPLLSSFACAVPGIMSTRSIQDPRDRLATILVAPLMTCSARLPVYALLIGAFIPQQKVWGVFNQQGLVLFGLYFAAIASALAVSWTMKKWRRDKGEHPLLLELPSYRVPHLRDLALGLWERAAIFLKRVGGIILALTILLWFLLSFPAAPANATLPAIDYSFAGRIGHAMTTVFAPLGFNWQICIALIPGLAAREVAVASLATVYALSAADDDAAAQALSPLIHDGWSLATALSLLVWYIYAPMCISTLATIKRETNSWKQMSFAALYLFALAYFASLLTYQIAVALGAG
- a CDS encoding FeoA family protein, with protein sequence MTLSDMPLRSTASVETVHDRQPNDAIARRLRELGFVAGEQVQVLASGPVGGEPLLVQVGYTRFALRRSEAARVQVSVAAEAQP
- a CDS encoding hydroxymethylglutaryl-CoA lyase; the encoded protein is MNDFVRLVEVGPRDGLQNEKAWVATADKIELIAQLSRTGLRSIEATSFVSPKWVPQLADAAEVYAGIVPAPGVDYPVLVPNLQGYARAAAVGVREVAVFTAASETFNRTNTNAGIDESLARFAPVLARAAADGVKVRGYVSTVLGCPYQGAVPLADVVRVARQLHAMGCYEISLGDTIGVGTPGKARAMLRAVAADVPLAALAVHFHDTYGQALANIAACLEEGVRVIDAAVSGAGGCPYAKGASGNVASEDVVYLLHGSGVATGIDLQALAATGRWLAQKLGRPTGSKVGQALAAA
- a CDS encoding enoyl-CoA hydratase-related protein, with protein sequence MSDALLLERSGKVLTLRLNRPEVRNAFDAALIAQLTEALHQIGADPTVKVVVLAGAGAAFSAGADLQWMRSMASASEAENRADALALARLMRTLDELPKPTVARVHGAAFGGAVGLVACCDIAVASTDARFGLSESRLGLLPAVISPYLIAAIGARQARRWCASAEAFDAAIATQIGLVHQTVAPTALDAAVQRQVELLGRAGPLAAAGAKALVRRVAAGGDSATLDRDNAALIARLRVSAEGQEGLSAFLDKRDPDWIGFW